In Nicotiana tabacum cultivar K326 chromosome 17, ASM71507v2, whole genome shotgun sequence, one DNA window encodes the following:
- the LOC107775073 gene encoding BTB/POZ domain-containing protein At1g30440-like, which yields MACMKLGSKTDAFQRKGQAWFCTTGLPSDIVVEVEEMTFHLHKFPLLSRSGVMEKLIAEASEGEDGCVIKLTDIPGGAKTFELVAKFCYGVKLELTAANVVYLRCAGEHLEMTEDYGEGNLISQTEVFLNQVVLRSWKDSLKALQTCDDVLSYAEELKITKRCIDSLAVKACTDPNLFGWPVVEHVGPLQSPGGSILWNGISTGARPKHSSSDWWYDDASSLSLPLYKRLISAMESQGVKQEIIAGSLTYYAKKYLPGLNRRQSSTESSNRLAPVGLGSSLSEEDQKLLLEEIDHLLPMQKGLVPTKFLFGLLKTALILRASPSCISDLEKRIGMQLDQATLEDLLMPNFSYSMETLYNVDCVQRILEYFLAMDQGTGGESPCSIDDEQLMGSPSLTPITMVAKLIDGYLAEVAPDVNLKLPKFQALAAAVPEYARPLDDGLYRAIDIYLKSHPWLGESDREQLCRLMDCQKLSLEACTHAAQNERLPLRIIVQVLFFEQLQLRTSIAGCFLVSDNLDGGSRQLRSGMVGTNEGGGWATAVRENQVLKVGMDSMRVRVSELEKECSNMRQEIEKLGRSKGSSTWGNVSKKFGFKLKSQMCSAQEGSVSNQNKINGKALKDDKAKENHGKHKKNLSIDE from the exons ATGGCATGTATGAAGTTGGGATCCAAAACAGATGCATTTCAAAGAAAAGGGCAGGCCTG GTTCTGCACAACTGGTCTTCCCAGTGACATTGTTGTTGAAGTTGAGGAAATGACTTTCCATCTTCACAAG TTCCCATTGCTTTCAAGAAGTGGGGTTATGGAAAAACTGATTGCAGAAGCATCTGAAGGAGAAGATGGCTGTGTTATTAAACTCACTGACATCCCTGGTGGCGCTAAAACATTTGAACTTGTAGCTAAATTTTGTTATGGGGTAAAATTAGAGCTTACGGCAGCAAATGTTGTTTACCTTCGATGTGCCGGTGAGCATCTTGAGATGACTGAAGATTATGGGGAGGGGAATCTGATATCACAGACTGAGGTCTTTCTTAATCAAGTTGTTCTTCGTAGCTGGAAAGACTCTTTGAAGGCACTCCAAACCTGTGATGATGTTCTCTCATATGCTGAAGAACTCAAAATTACAAAGAGGTGCATTGATTCTTTGGCTGTGAAGGCGTGTACTGACCCGAACCTGTTTGGTTGGCCTGTTGTGGAGCACGTTGGCCCCTTGCAGAGTCCTGGAGGGAGTATCTTATGGAATGGAATAAGCACCGGAGCTAGACCAAAACATTCAAGTTCTGATTGGTGGTATGACGATGCATCATCTTTAAGTTTACCTCTTTACAAAAGGCTAATTTCTGCTATGGAATCTCAAGGCGTCAAACAGGAAATAATTGCTGGTTCCCtcacttattatgctaaaaaGTATCTGCCTGGGCTAAACAGGCGGCAAAGCTCTACCGAGTCTAGTAACCGTCTTGCACCAGTCGGTTTAGGTTCCTCACTATCAGAAGAAGATCAGAAGCTTTTACTTGAAGAGATAGATCATTTACTTCCCATGCAAAAAGGCTTAGTTCCAACTAAGTTCCTCTTTGGCCTACTGAAAACAGCCTTGATTCTTCGAGCCAGTCCCTCTTGCATATCGGACTTGGAGAAAAGGATAGGAATGCAGCTTGATCAGGCCACTCTTGAAGATCTCTTAATGCCTAATTTCTCTTACTCAATGGAGACACTTTATAATGTTGACTGTGTACAGCGGATTCTTGAGTACTTCTTAGCCATGGATCAAGGAACTGGTGGTGAATCACCTTGTTCCATTGATGATGAACAACTAATGGGTTCACCATCTCTGACGCCAATCACTATGGTTGCGAAACTAATTGATGGATACCTTGCTGAGGTTGCCCCAGATGTTAACTTGAAGCTTCCCAAGTTTCAGGCTTTGGCTGCTGCTGTTCCTGAATATGCAAGGCCCTTGGATGATGGCCTTTATCGTGCAATTGACATTTATCTAAAG TCACATCCATGGTTGGGAGAATCCGATAGAGAACAACTCTGCAGGCTCATGGATTGCCAGAAGCTCTCCTTGGAAGCTTGCACACATGCTGCACAGAATGAAAGACTCCCTTTAAGGATTATAGTACAAGTACTCTTCTTCGAGCAGCTGCAGTTGAGAACATCCATTGCAGGATGCTTCCTAGTGTCCGACAACCTTGATGGAGGGTCAAGGCAGTTGAGAAGTGGCATGGTGGGAACAAACGAGGGTGGTGGCTGGGCTACCGCTGTGAGAGAAAACCAGGTTTTGAAAGTGGGGATGGATAGCATGAGGGTTCGTGTTTCTGAGCTTGAGAAGGAGTGCTCAAACATGAGGCAGGAGATCGAGAAGTTGGGACGATCAAAGGGATCGAGCACTTGGGGAAATGTCTCCAAGAAGTTCGggttcaagttgaagtctcaaatgtGCAGTGCTCAGGAGGGATCTGTTAGTAACCAGAACAAGATAAATGGTAAGGCTTTAAAGGATGACAAGGCTAAAGAAAACCATGGAAAGCACAAGAAAAATTTATCTATAGATGAATAA